A stretch of DNA from Paenibacillus albus:
ACGTGACGTCGGGGCTTGCTTTTACCCCGCTTGCGATTGCTCCGATTTATTCCGCCACGAAGGCGGCGCTTCATTCGTTTACGGTCAGCCTTCGACACCAGCTTGCCGACTCTTCCGTTGAAGTCATTGAAATTGCTCCTCCGGCCGTGAATACGGATCTTGGCGGGTCAGGGCTGCATACGCACGGGGAACCTTTGAACGCGTTTGCGGATGGGATCTTTAAAGGATTGGAAGAGGGTCTGCCGGAAATCGGCTATGGCACGTCCGTGAATCGCTTGCGCATGTCCCGCGATGAAGTCGATCAGCATGTTGCGAATATGTATCAGATGCTGCGAGGCGCAATTGAATAATCGAGAACGACAAAGAGGCACCCCGGCGGGTGCCTTTTCCTTTTACTTTGCTGTTACTGTTGCTTCTACTGCTGCTGCTCGATCCCATCCTTAGCAGCGGCATGGCCCTTCAAGGCCTGCTCGATTCGCTTATCCGGCACAAACCAGACCACCGCAACCAGCAAGAAGAAGAAGCCGGATATCCAGGCGCTCACATAGGCCGTCAGAATCGCGACCAGGTATAGAATAGGCGATAGCTTGCCCTTCATGTCCTTCCCTAGCGCCGCAACGAACAGCGATTCACTAGCATGCTGCTTCATAATTGCGCTCTGTAGCAGCCAGTAGGATAACGCCGCCAGCATGAGTATAATGCCATACAGCGCGGTCGGCGTGCTGGCAAAATGGCTCTCCCCCATCCAAGCTGTCGTGAACGGCACCAGCGATAGCCAGAACAATAGCAGAAGGTTAAGCCACATCAGCCGCCCGCTCATGGAACGAACCATATGCAGCAGATGATGATGATTATTCCAGTAGATGCCGACATAGACGAAGCTGAAAATATAACTGAGGAGCTTTGGCCCAAGTTCGACTAAGTCATGCCAAGTATGGCCTTCCGGCACTTTGAATTCCAGCACCATGATGGTAATGATGATTGCCAGTACGCCATCGCTGAAGGCTTCCATCCGATTCGCTTTCAGATTCCCCCACCTCCCGATTGATTCTCTTCATGGTCTGTTCCATATAACACTTCCATATGCTGAGCGTGGGCCGCTCCCCAATCATTCAATGCCTGCAGAACGGTACTCAGCCCCTTCCCATATTCCGAAATCGAGTATTCCACCCGTGGAGGGACTTGATTATACACCTCTCTGCGGACGATATCGTGATACTCGAGCTCTCGCAATTGCTGGGTCAGCATCCTTTTGTTTATATCGGGAATGGCCTTCTGAAGCTCGCTGAATCTCATCGTCCCGTTTGCAATAAGCTGGAGCAGAATGACAGGCTTCCATTTGCCGACAAGAATGCTCAGCGCCGACTCGAATTTACAATACTGTTTCATCGCAGCCCCTCTCCCTTCCCACTGCTGTAAGCAAGGTAACTTTTTATTTACCAGGTCTACAAAAAGTGCCTACTTCCGTCATACGCAACCTACAATCTATTATAGCTGTATTGGAGATCGAAAAAGTAGTCAGGAGGCTCGTTGTATATATGAATATTACATTATGGATTGTTCAAGGGCTGGCAGTATTGGCTTTCGCTTACGGAGGCTGGCTGAAGGCGGTGCAATATGAGAAAGCGCGCGCGGAGTGGGGATGGGTTAGCAGCGTTCCCCGTGCATTCGTCGTCCTTATCGGGGTAGCGGAATTAATCGGGGTGGTCGGTCTCATAGTTCCGCAGGCGACCGGTATTGCACCGATATGGACGCCTATTGCCGCAACCGCTCTTGCCGTTGTTGTGCTGCTCGGTGCCTTGCTCCACCTAGTACGTAAGGAATATCGCGAGGTCGGCGTGAATGCCGTGTTCATCGCACTGGCTGTCATTGTTGCGATTGGACGATTCTGAAGCTGCATATGGAAGGGACATCCGCCTTGGATGTCCCTTTCGTTTCATTATGAATCGCGGTTAGAATTGCTCCCCTGCCATGCTCCCAGAAGCTCCTTCGCAGTGCTCTTTCCCGCATCTAGGATGCTGTCGCTCTGCACGGGATCATTGACGGAGCGCGCCATCAGGATTGTTCCGATCAGAAGACTTAGCAGTGCCGTGCCATTCGACTTCTCAATGCTAGCCGTCGCGCAAATAAAATCAACGATTCTAGCTACCTCATCTGTAAAATGCTTACGAACCTCGTCCGACAGCCTTGGCATTTCCCCCGTAAACGCTGGCAAAATACAGCCTAACTCCGTGTTATCCCGATGCTCCGCGCTCAAATAATAATCAATAATGGCATGGATCTTAGATTCATGCTGTTCCTCATCGACCGCCTTACGCAGCAGCATAAGCGTATCCTCTACCGCATAACTGCAGGCCTCGCAGACAAGCTGATCTTTACTGTCAAAGTGGGAGTAGAAGCCCCCGTGCGTTAAGCCGGCCCCCTTCATAATCGCGGGAACGCTGATCTCACGAATACCGTTCGACCGAAAAGCTTTTGCCGCACTTTCGATAATGCGCCCGCGGACTTTTAATTTATGACCTGCCGGATACGGCATAGCACTCATTCCTTCATGTGGATTCCTCTGCTTTCAAAATATTCTAAGCATCATATTATTTCTTGTCAATTTGGAGAGGATGGAAAACAGAGGCGATTGACAATCAATAATATGATGACCATAATATATTACAGGCATCATATTTTAAACCATGAAGGAGACATTCAACATGAATATATCGAATCAAGTCGCTCTTGTTACAGGTGCAAACCGCGGTTTCGGAAAGAATTTGGCTGCTGAGCTTCTGGTGAGAGGCGCTAAGGTCTATGCCGGAGCAAGAAATATCGATTCCATCGATTTGCCTGGAGCTATCCCGCTTCAGCTCGATATTACGGACCCGGCATCTGTGGCCGCTGCCGCAGAGACTGCAAGCGATGTTACCCTATTGATCAACAATGCCGGCGTTTCGACAGGAGCTTCTCTTCTTACCGGAACCCTTGAAGATATTCATCTGGAGTTCAATACGCATGTTTTCGGTACCTTAGCGATGGCGCGTTCCTTCGCGCCGGTAATCGAGAAGAATGGCGGCGGCACTATTCTGAATATATTGTCTATCCTCTCCTGGCTCGGCGTCGATTCCCTTGGCGCGTATTCAGCAGCCAAAGCCGCAGCATGGGGAATGACCAACTCATTGCGTCTTGACCTGGCTCCGCATCATGTGAGAGTAGCCGGTCTGCACGTAGCCTATATGGATACAGACATGACAGCGGGCGTAACCTCGCCGAAGTCCGATCCTAAGGATATCGCTCGCATTGCGATTGATGGTATTGAAGCCGACCTGTATGAGATCGTAGCTGATGATCTTAGCCGCAACGTTCAACAAGGTCTCGCGGGCGGAGTGGCTGCCCTTTACCCTAATTTGCCCGTAAAATAAGGATCTTAACAAAGACGAAAGCTCCCTTCGCTAATCGAAGGGAGCTTATTTTATTACTCACTTGGTCACATCTGATGTCGCTGCGCATTGCCTCATATGTCCTTAGCATATTTCGTGCTACTTGGCGTTACTTGGTGTTACTTGGTGTTACTTAGTATTACCGAGCGTTACTTAGCATCACCGAGTATCACTTCGTGTTACTTTGTGTTGCCAAGCACTCCCGCGTCATACTAGCTCCACGCTTCAATATCTTCATCATCAACTTCGTCGATCATGGGCGCCTCGTGGGCGGCGGCTAATTCTTCGCCATGGACGACGCCAGCGTCTGCTGCGACTGCCATTTCCGCTTGAGCGGCCACAACGGCTTGTACCGCCCGGGCAGCCTCACTCGTCGAAGTCTTCGCCTCCTCCATTGCAATCGCTGCATGGCTAGGGGCTGGCGAGCTCTGAACTCCCGCCCGCTCTACAGGTATAAACATCTGCAGATTACGGACGCCATGCTGCAGGATCTCGTTCTCCACCAAATAGCGAAATGAATCCATCAGATTCGTTTGCGCGTTCAGCCACGCCATAACAAGCGGCTCTTCCGTCTTCCTCGTCTTCAGGCTTATATTATCGCCCGCAAGCTTCGTCTTCTTCACCCTCGGTCACCTGCCTACTCCGCTCATTATGCGGGCTGCTCCGCTTTATTTTTCAGCGCCTCATAAATTTTGCCCCGTACAAAAGCATCCAGCCCTGTCGCGTTCAGCTCAACCGCGTACTCTGCGGGAATGTAGAAAAGCTTGATTTCGCGCACATCGCAAAGCTCCTTCAAATACGGGTACAGAATCGTCCGCATCAGAATGCTTCCGCCGCCGTATACACAGACCAGGTCGATCTCATTACGCGCTTTGGTGAGCTGCTTCTTCGTCTGCTGCACGATCTGCTTAACCTGACTTTCCAGCGGTCGCCGCAATGTCTTGAGCGCTCTCGCATGGTACTTATGCTTCGGATTCTTGAGCACATCGCTGAAGAACTGCCTTGGACTGTCCGGCAGATGAATCAGACGGTTGAACTCCTGCAGCGCTTCCTCAATGGCATAACCCGCCCCATGATGGCTGCCGTGCACGAATTGCCTCAGGAATCTGTTCCCCTCCGTGATCGGATACTCCGTCGAGCCGTCGCCGATATCGACATGCAGAATCCGTTTGTCCTTGAAGAAGCTGCCGTTAAACTTCTTCTCCATCCCGTACGATGCGGCAAAATCAGCGAAGATCTCGCCCTCCCGCCAATTGCCCGCAGCATCCTTTTGCAAAGTGAAGATGACTGGCGTCGCTTCCGGAACGACCTTCACGAACGGAAAAACAATGTTGACCGACACGCGGAGCGTACCGAGATGGACCGTCACATGATGCCTGCCTGTCGTAAACCGCCTCTCGAACTTCGCCGATGTCTCATCGGTATGCTGTGTAACCGGCAGCGCTGTCGCCATATCGACTTCGATGTCGAGCTGTGCCGGAATCTGTTTCTCCTCTTCATAGGCCTTCTGCACCGCTACCGCCGCAATTTGCGACAGCGTGTTAATAATCGGCAAATCCATCTCGCTCTTGGAATCAATGCCGATCTGAATGTTATCAATAATTTCGCCGCTCTCGAGCGCAAACTTTCCGATATAGTACATGCCCGGCTGCGCCGACGGTGAATCAATCGTGACGACCAGCTGATCCTGCAAATGCTTAATGAAGCTCTCCGGCGCCTGCTCTTCCCGCCACGGAAGCTCGTCCACCCTGCAATTCACATTTGGCTGCTGGATCAATCTGCCGTCAATCATCAAATCATGCTCGCTGTTCCCGTTATCGTTACCGACAAAGAAGTGAAAGTTCATCCCTACATCCTCCTATCGTTATCGTTATCATTAGGTTATTGCATGCCTTAGTAATACTTTGCCATACCAAGTGTTAGCAAGCATCATGCTGGAGTCCCACGGCACATTAGGTTTCTCTCATTGGAAATTGTCGAACGCGCACCGAATCACACACAAAAAAGATGCACCGCTCACGGTGCATCTTGAACAATCTTTACTTACCTAACCCGCCACGCTAGAGCTCGACTTCCCCGATTCCTTGCGCTGCGACGGCAGCAAGCCAACAACCAGCACGACCGCGATGGATATCGCAAAAATCGAAATAAAAACGACATGCATGCCATGAGCGACCTGCTTCGTATCAACCCCTGCCGCAGCATTGTTAAATAACGTACCGAACAGCGCTACGCCTACAGTCTGCCCGAGCGCGTTCATCAGCGAGTTCGTCGAGGTTGCCACTCCCCGCTCGGTCCAATCGACGGCATTCTGGATTAAGACGAGAATTGGCGTCGTTAATAAGCCCATCCCGAAGCCAATAACAACAAGGATGCCAACTAGATACGCATATGGCGAATCCGAGTTAATGAGCATGAGCCACAGGCTGCCTGCCGCAACGATGACGGCGCCTGCGACGATGAAGATTCGCGGTCCGTATTTGAACATGAGCCTTCCTGTCATCGTAGCCGCGAACGGCCAAGCCAGGCACATTGGCATTAGCGTGAAGCCGGAGTTGGTCGCGCTATGCCCAAGAACAACTTGAATCCATTGCGGCGCATACACCATGACGCCCGCTGTGATCGCAAAGCCTAGAAAGCTAAGCATGTAGATGACGCGAATCTCTCTTGTTTTGAACAGTCCCAGTGGTATCATCGGCTCCTTCACTTTCGCCTCCACGATCAGGAACAGAGTGATGAACACCACCGCGACGCAGAACAACCCGATAATCAGAGCAGAATCCCATGCATACTTCTCGCCGCCATTGAGCAGCGCGTACAGAAGCGCCGTTAGCCCAATTGTGAATAGGCTGGCACCAAGGAAGTCGATCTTCTTCGCTTTCCTTTCGAACTTCTCATGCAGAAACAAGACGACGAGAATGAACGCAAGCACGAACACAGGTACATTCATGTAGAAGATCCATCGCCAGGAGATATAGTCGACGAAGGTCCCTCCGACAAGCGGACCAAGCAGTCCCGCTACCGACCAGACGGATGCGAATATCCCTTGAACCTTCGCCCGCTGCTCGCCCGGATACAAGTCGCCAACGATCGTGAAGGTGACCGGCGTAAGCGCGCCCGCTCCGAAGCCTTGAATCGCACGGAACCAGATCAAAGCGGTCATGCTCGTCGCCGCACCGCAAAGAATCGACCCTAGCGCGAAGATAAGAAGTCCTGCTGTAAACACCGATCTTCTTCCGTACAAGTCGGCCAGCTTGCCGAAGATTGGCGTCGCGACGCACATCGTCAGCGTGTAAATCGAGAATACCCAGCTGATTAAGCTGAACCCGCTCAATTCCTTCGTAATATGCGGCATCGCTGTACTGACAACCGTTGCATCTAACGCACCGATGAACAGTGCGGCCAGCAGTCCAATCGTGACTACTTTTCGATTCGTCGTTTGCTGTACCAACTTGGAATACCTCCTATTTAGGATGAAATACCGAGATATCCTCAAATCTATTCGCCTTCGCCGAAACCATTCCTCTAACTCCGCCTTCATTTTATTCACATATATTGACAACCAATGTATCGTTCGGTAATATATCGTCATAAGATATATCGACATACGATATAAGTGAAGGAGGGATGCAGATGCGGGATCCGAAGGAGATGCTGCCGCTGACGGAAGCTTTTTACTATATACTGGTCGCGCTGCACGCCGAGCCAACGCACGGATACGGCATCATGCAGGATGCGGAGCGCATGAGCGGCGGGCGAGTAAAGATTGGCGCGGGTACCTTGTATACGGCACTGAACACCTTGCTTACCAAAGGACTTATTGAGCATTATCCAGGCCCGGAAGGAACAGACACCCGGCGCAAAATGTATGTCATCACCCCCTATGGGCAAGCCGTCACAGCGGCGGAGATAAGCAGGCTGGAAGAGCTTCTGCAAGCGGGACATCGCATTCTTAATGTTGGGAAGGAGTGAAACAAGTGACAATACCGACGGAGAAAAAGTATCGGTTGTCGATGAGCTGGAACTATGAGAAGGATGAAGCATGGCTATCGGAACAGTCCAGACAAGGACTGCAGCTTAAGAAGGTAGGGTTATTCAGCTACACCTTCACGCGCGATGCAGCGATGCGTTATACGTATGCGCTTGATTTTCAGAATAGGCTGGGACGAGGAGATAAGTATGAGGCTTATCTGGAACTGTACCGCGATGCGGGCTGGGAGCATGTCAGCTCCTACGGGGGAATGTGGCACTACTTCCGCAGAGAATGGCAGCCGGGCGAGCTCCCGAGGCTGTATACGGACCGCGAGTCGCTTGTGACGCACTTCCAGAAGATTAAACGAGTTTTTACCGTCTTGCTGTTTGCGAACCTCGCGATTATGATCATCAATATGCTCAACCTACTATCACGATTTAACGACCGGCCTTGGAGCATTATTGTCCCAATACTCGTCATCTATGTAGGCATATTTATAATGCTGGGGTATGGCATATCTGCCTTCGGGAAGAAGATTCAGAAGCTCCAGCAATAACTCGTTCAAATAGGCCAGGAACTCGCTTCGTTAGCGGTGTCCTGGCCTACTATATTGAAATTAAGGCTTTCGTGCAGTCACAATAGGCTGGTAATAGCCGGATTGCTCGGGGAGATGCCACTCGATATCCGTGAAGCCTGCCCCGCTTAGCACTTCGTTAACTTCCTCCCGGAGCAGCGCTCTGTACTCCGTTCTGTAATGCTTCGTTGACCATTCTTCATTGTTTTCCTGCAAAATAAACTGGTTTACCGTATACGTCTTACCGTCCTGCGCCCAATCCCATACTTGAAAGACAATTCTCTTGCCTCCATCGAATAAACGAGGCTGCGTAGACGGCAGCTTCTCTATTGATAATTCGTCGTAGTCCCTAATGGTGATGGCTAATAAGCCATTCTGGTTAAGCTTTGTATGGAAATTTGCAAAAGCTGTGCGTAAATCTTCATCAGCTAGAAGATGTGGAATCGCGTTATCCGCGGACAGCACAACATCGTAACTTCCCTGTACATCCTGATCGAGCGTACGGAAGTCCGCTACGCCAAAATTTATTTTCACACCGCGGGCTATCGCTTCTTCTTCAGCTCTTCTGACGGAAGCCGGACTTATATCTGTCGCACTTACGTTATACCCAAGCTGCGCCAATCCGATTGCTTGTGTACCGATGCCGCATGAACAGTCCAAGAGTGTGGTGTTACTCGTCCTCGTTAGCTTCGATTGAATGAGTCTGTCCAGAATCTCGCCTTGCCGTGCAATGGCTCCATTCCAATCATGAAAGATGAGGTGATAGTCGTCTGCGATTTCATCATAGAAGCGTAGTACGGAATTATTCAATTCATACTCCTCCTTATCCAAGCTCACTCCCGGATTTTAAAATAATGAATCGGGCGAATCTCAATTCCCCACCCGAACTGCTCGCCGGCATCTATCTGTACAGTCGGATGCAAGGATGCAATCTGGATCGCTTCTTCCATGTCCCGTGCTTCGATTAGGAAAGCACTGCCGATCATCTCTTTCGTTTCAATAAAAGGACCATCCACAACCTT
This window harbors:
- a CDS encoding TMEM175 family protein encodes the protein MKANRMEAFSDGVLAIIITIMVLEFKVPEGHTWHDLVELGPKLLSYIFSFVYVGIYWNNHHHLLHMVRSMSGRLMWLNLLLLFWLSLVPFTTAWMGESHFASTPTALYGIILMLAALSYWLLQSAIMKQHASESLFVAALGKDMKGKLSPILYLVAILTAYVSAWISGFFFLLVAVVWFVPDKRIEQALKGHAAAKDGIEQQQ
- a CDS encoding winged helix-turn-helix transcriptional regulator, which produces MKQYCKFESALSILVGKWKPVILLQLIANGTMRFSELQKAIPDINKRMLTQQLRELEYHDIVRREVYNQVPPRVEYSISEYGKGLSTVLQALNDWGAAHAQHMEVLYGTDHEENQSGGGGI
- a CDS encoding DoxX family protein; its protein translation is MNITLWIVQGLAVLAFAYGGWLKAVQYEKARAEWGWVSSVPRAFVVLIGVAELIGVVGLIVPQATGIAPIWTPIAATALAVVVLLGALLHLVRKEYREVGVNAVFIALAVIVAIGRF
- a CDS encoding TetR/AcrR family transcriptional regulator gives rise to the protein MPYPAGHKLKVRGRIIESAAKAFRSNGIREISVPAIMKGAGLTHGGFYSHFDSKDQLVCEACSYAVEDTLMLLRKAVDEEQHESKIHAIIDYYLSAEHRDNTELGCILPAFTGEMPRLSDEVRKHFTDEVARIVDFICATASIEKSNGTALLSLLIGTILMARSVNDPVQSDSILDAGKSTAKELLGAWQGSNSNRDS
- a CDS encoding SDR family oxidoreductase, giving the protein MNISNQVALVTGANRGFGKNLAAELLVRGAKVYAGARNIDSIDLPGAIPLQLDITDPASVAAAAETASDVTLLINNAGVSTGASLLTGTLEDIHLEFNTHVFGTLAMARSFAPVIEKNGGGTILNILSILSWLGVDSLGAYSAAKAAAWGMTNSLRLDLAPHHVRVAGLHVAYMDTDMTAGVTSPKSDPKDIARIAIDGIEADLYEIVADDLSRNVQQGLAGGVAALYPNLPVK
- a CDS encoding ParM/StbA family protein, with amino-acid sequence MNFHFFVGNDNGNSEHDLMIDGRLIQQPNVNCRVDELPWREEQAPESFIKHLQDQLVVTIDSPSAQPGMYYIGKFALESGEIIDNIQIGIDSKSEMDLPIINTLSQIAAVAVQKAYEEEKQIPAQLDIEVDMATALPVTQHTDETSAKFERRFTTGRHHVTVHLGTLRVSVNIVFPFVKVVPEATPVIFTLQKDAAGNWREGEIFADFAASYGMEKKFNGSFFKDKRILHVDIGDGSTEYPITEGNRFLRQFVHGSHHGAGYAIEEALQEFNRLIHLPDSPRQFFSDVLKNPKHKYHARALKTLRRPLESQVKQIVQQTKKQLTKARNEIDLVCVYGGGSILMRTILYPYLKELCDVREIKLFYIPAEYAVELNATGLDAFVRGKIYEALKNKAEQPA
- a CDS encoding MDR family MFS transporter, which translates into the protein MVQQTTNRKVVTIGLLAALFIGALDATVVSTAMPHITKELSGFSLISWVFSIYTLTMCVATPIFGKLADLYGRRSVFTAGLLIFALGSILCGAATSMTALIWFRAIQGFGAGALTPVTFTIVGDLYPGEQRAKVQGIFASVWSVAGLLGPLVGGTFVDYISWRWIFYMNVPVFVLAFILVVLFLHEKFERKAKKIDFLGASLFTIGLTALLYALLNGGEKYAWDSALIIGLFCVAVVFITLFLIVEAKVKEPMIPLGLFKTREIRVIYMLSFLGFAITAGVMVYAPQWIQVVLGHSATNSGFTLMPMCLAWPFAATMTGRLMFKYGPRIFIVAGAVIVAAGSLWLMLINSDSPYAYLVGILVVIGFGMGLLTTPILVLIQNAVDWTERGVATSTNSLMNALGQTVGVALFGTLFNNAAAGVDTKQVAHGMHVVFISIFAISIAVVLVVGLLPSQRKESGKSSSSVAG
- a CDS encoding PadR family transcriptional regulator → MRDPKEMLPLTEAFYYILVALHAEPTHGYGIMQDAERMSGGRVKIGAGTLYTALNTLLTKGLIEHYPGPEGTDTRRKMYVITPYGQAVTAAEISRLEELLQAGHRILNVGKE
- a CDS encoding DUF2812 domain-containing protein → MTIPTEKKYRLSMSWNYEKDEAWLSEQSRQGLQLKKVGLFSYTFTRDAAMRYTYALDFQNRLGRGDKYEAYLELYRDAGWEHVSSYGGMWHYFRREWQPGELPRLYTDRESLVTHFQKIKRVFTVLLFANLAIMIINMLNLLSRFNDRPWSIIVPILVIYVGIFIMLGYGISAFGKKIQKLQQ
- a CDS encoding class I SAM-dependent DNA methyltransferase, whose translation is MNNSVLRFYDEIADDYHLIFHDWNGAIARQGEILDRLIQSKLTRTSNTTLLDCSCGIGTQAIGLAQLGYNVSATDISPASVRRAEEEAIARGVKINFGVADFRTLDQDVQGSYDVVLSADNAIPHLLADEDLRTAFANFHTKLNQNGLLAITIRDYDELSIEKLPSTQPRLFDGGKRIVFQVWDWAQDGKTYTVNQFILQENNEEWSTKHYRTEYRALLREEVNEVLSGAGFTDIEWHLPEQSGYYQPIVTARKP
- a CDS encoding YciI family protein, with the protein product MNMQFLCLGYLEAVKMDARPKDEIEAVMKECSPHLDNFYNSGQVIVDAGLASESKCLRRENGRVKVVDGPFIETKEMIGSAFLIEARDMEEAIQIASLHPTVQIDAGEQFGWGIEIRPIHYFKIRE